ccccagccctgcagatagatataacATCACCGCTGTTTTGCATCTGTCTACAACCTATTTTCACAAATCCCATATTACGCTGAAACATATTGCTAGATCCATAAAAATAAACTGTCAAAAATAGAatacgactttttttttttttttacagtcccttaaaacagacaaaaaaagcggcagatttattaaaggtCTGGAATAAATCCTTCGCTGCCTATAAAATCCAGTCGCAGAAGTTTCATTTTCAAATTCTATCTAAAAGAAAATTAAAGTtgtgttatttaaagggatcctatcagtcagacacaagtTTTTctacaaggctgtagcctgagcccaacgctcttcaacatctatatcaatgaactggctacagccctggaggcctcaccaaccccaggcctcaccctgaacgaccgggaggtgaagttccttctatacgccgacgacctcctactcctggcccccaccgagaaagacctccaagaaagcctgtcagtgctggaaaaattcagcaccacatgggccctacccatcaaccagaagaagaccaaaatcatggtattccagaagaagggccacaataaagcctccaccacctcacaattcacactgaacggctccacactggagaaaaccaacagctacacctacctggggctggagctcagccaatcaggaagcttcaaagcagcaatagaaaccctgaaagcaaaagcctgcagaaccttctacgccatcagaagacaactgtaccacctcaaaccaccggtgagggtctggctgaagagatttgatgcagtcatctccccgatccttctctatggcagtgaggtttggggcccagccacctacccagaccagtcaaagtgggattccagcccaacagagaacttccacctggagttctgcaaatacctgctccatgtccatcgcaacaccaccaacatagcctgcagggcagagctaggcagactccccctatggctcaccatacagaagagggcgctatcattctggacacacatacagggcagcagtcctggctcttaccaccaccaagcctggctaagccacctgagcaaaccagacactcaccaaccaaacaacagccaaccaccaaaccaaaaacaccaacagatgataaccaaggccgaaataaaggcgaccacagaggcaaacagagagcggtacattgaagaatggagaaacgaaataaataactccaagaaactcaccaatgtgtaccaatccctacaaagggactacaccatggccacctacctggagagaatacgccaccccaagcacagacagaccctgagccggtacagactgagcgcccacaacctagagatagagacggggcgatacaggcagatgtacaagccacgggagaagagactgtgccagcactgtgaccagggggccctagaagaccagacccacttcctgctacactgcaccaaatactcagctgtgagggccgtctactaccaaagactctctgcccacatcccagactgggagaagaggaaactctacatcctactgggagaagaagaggccactgtggagatcgctgcccaatacgtgtccagctgtcaccaaacaagaggaagatgagactccacggactgttataccccaaatcacccgccccaccccaccccccatatagtagtcaccaaacaagaggaagatgagactccacggactgttataccccaaatcacccgccccgcccccacctccccatatagtggtcaccaacgaagaggaagatgagacgcatggactgttataccccaaaccacccgaatccaactcccccccccaccaccaccactcacTATGAAGAGACCCGACCCTCCCCGTACACTCACTGTGAAGACGTCTTGCTTATATAATTTCTTTATAGACAAACCTTGCCCTAGTATCAGCTAGAAGAGCGACACCTGGTGGCAGGAACACTACAGAGagccttttttattattattattgaagtacattacattttggtccaaatTTACCTACTTTATAAAGTGAGACTAAGTACCCATGATCAACACcatccccctcccctataatGGTAGTTTGTGGGGTTGGCCACCCTCAAATTACTGTTGTGCTTATCAAACCCTCAAAGAATAAGCAGTAGTCAAGGTGAGGAGAGCAAATATAATAGTCAGTCTTACCTTCCCTGGGCTCTGGCGGGGGCCCCCAAATGACATGGAGGATTCTATGGTCATTACGCCACATGACGGTGACAGGGCCAAGCACAACCTGCCGTCATGATGGAAGACGGCAGAATTTTATCCCAGAGCCCAGCAGAGGAAAGACTACCTTCtgtttactcacctgtcctgggcctcCAGGTATTACAGAAGCGAGGGTCTGAAGATACCCCACAGTATAAGAATAGCTTGTGGTTAGACCAAACctgaaattgttaaaaaaaaataaatctgaattTCTGAGCGTCACtctactgtgtaaaggggccattatactgaaaGGGGTTCACTATAAGACATTCATCTCTCACAGGGGTCTTAGACATGAATGGGGGAGAGGGCGCACGGTCTGAACAGTCTGAGGGCCACGAGACTCAATATACCCCCAAGGTAAGTCATGAATACAGCTATGGGGGAAGGAAATAAACTAACTCATCAGACATCATGGTCACATCTTACCAGAAAGTAGGAGCAGAGGTGTCACACGGCCCAGCCATGAGGAGCCCTCACCCAGCTAATAGTCTGATATACAGGCAGATTTATGCGTAATCTAAACTCCTGGGCACCAGCTTGAGCCCTGACCATCCTTTTCTTCTCTCTCAAGCACCTTTGCGAGTCTGGCATCAGCTTTGCCCACTCTGACAACACCTGCACACATGGCCAAGAGGGAATAGAGAGGCATAGCTCCCGGCAGAATGACCTGAAGGATGTCATGTAAATGTACAAAATAAAGTAGGCAGTGATACCTCTTACCCAGCAAGCTACATGGCTACTAGAAAGAGTATCAGGCTATGGAATACGACCTGGTGGACGGGGCTGCTGTCTGCAGGGGTAATGCCTGGGGTAATcaaatgaggggaggggggaaaaaaacaaaaaaaaaaaccaagaaatttgtattaaaaaaaaacaacaactagaGCAACTTTATTGTAGAGCCTATGACACATACCCAGTATTGTCTCCAGAGCACTGGAAATGCACTTTAATGTGTTGCAGAAGAATTATATACAGAATAACGATTACGTGGAGATTCCATCGAAGTTGAATGTTTTCCTATTCTCTTGTATGGACTGGAATAACATCTTTATTTCCCCTTTCTGAACAAGAAACCTCTTCCTCCCCCGCTTCATTACAAATCTAGATCCAAACTAACTGCTACTGGCATCAGACTCCGGGGCCGGCGCCTCCCTCCCCAACGTGGAGAGGATGACGGCGGCAACAATGGAAGCGACCGATTCTGGTGAAAAAGATTGGAAGGAGAAAGTATCAACCACTCGTTTTACAAATTGACGTTGTATCTTCACCCAATGTGTCTCTTCTGAGGTCGTAGAAGATCGAAATCTACCACCTTGAAGTGTCCAGTTTCTTCCATCCTCAAATATAGGTCCTTGTATCGTGACTGGTTTCCACAGAAGTAACCCTCCCTCCCCCCACCCACCAGCCCAAAAGTTTGAGTTCTATTATCTACAACCGGGGGAGTCCAGTATGTTCACCAATTGGCATGCAGATCTCTCCAAGACCCCCGCAGTGTCTGATAAGAATCTTCGCCTGACATCCTCTCCTACGAGGATATACGTGGGTAGCTATATTCGCAATGTCCGTGACATGTGACATCCCTTTCATCAGAAGGACATGGTGGACAGCAGAGAAGAAATAAATTGGATATTGCCAACGATGACAATCGGAAGGCTTGCTGGAGGAATTACGGGGCTCAGCTTGAAAATTAAAACCTGAACATAAAATCAATTAGTTGAAGGGTTTTGGCCTTTCTGCATTCTGCATGTTGTGCACCCGGATGTGCGCCAGCAACGTCTCCTCTTTGTTGAAGCTCCTCTCGCATTGGCTGCATGGATAGGGTTTGTCAGGGGCATGTGTGGCCTGGTGGGCTACCAACTGGGTTTTCAGGAAGAAGCTCTCACTGCACTGGTTGCACTTGAAGGGTTTAGTGTCTGTGTGCACGCCCTCGTGAGTGATGAGCAGGGCCTTGTCGTTAAAGCTCTTCTCGCAGTGCCGGCACTTGTAGGGCTTGGGTTTCAGGTGGCACTCTCCATGAGCTTCCAGGCTGCTGCGGTTGGGGAACCATTTGTTGCAATGGTTGCACTTTTgaggcttctctccagtgtgggTTCTCTTGTGGGCGACGAGTAGAGACTGGTCGTTGAATTTCTTTTCACACTGGTCGCAATGGTAGGGTTTCCCTTCACGGTGGATGTTGCTATGAGCCGCAAGCAGCGCCGGTTTGGAGAAACTCTCTTCGCACAAGGAGCACGGATAGGCGAGTTTTCCAGTGTGGATTCTTTGATGGGCTTCCAGGATGGACTTGTCTCGGAACCTTTTCTCGCAGTAGTTGCACTGATGAGGTTTGTCATCCAGGAGGAGTAGGGGGCTGCTGCTGCCACTGGAGTTGGAGCTTTCAGTCGGGGTTCTGATAGGCATAGCAATGGGAATGTCAATGCGATGGTTAGTTGGCTGGTGCACCCTGCGGTGTATGATCAGATCAGACTTGGAGACGAAACGGGCATTACAGACATCGCACACATTGTTCTTCTCATTCTTGTGAATCTTGCGGTGAGCTTCCAGAGAGGCACTGTGCTTGAAGCACTTCTCACACTCCGAGCAGTAATACTGTCGGCGTCTTCTCAGGTTTCTTCCGTGGGTAGGAGGAGAGTAGTCACTGTCATCATCATCCTCGTGGGTGCTGTCTTCATCCAGCTCATCATCAGGAGGCACAAAGTCCTCATCCCTCCGTGGCCTCTTCACCGGCCGCCTCACTTCCTCCTCttccggatcaggctcaatgTAGACATCAATGGTTTCCACATGGGTAGGAC
This genomic stretch from Leptodactylus fuscus isolate aLepFus1 chromosome 4, aLepFus1.hap2, whole genome shotgun sequence harbors:
- the LOC142201055 gene encoding uncharacterized protein LOC142201055; the encoded protein is MDDSPTHVETIDVYIEPDPEEEEVRRPVKRPRRDEDFVPPDDELDEDSTHEDDDDSDYSPPTHGRNLRRRRQYYCSECEKCFKHSASLEAHRKIHKNEKNNVCDVCNARFVSKSDLIIHRRVHQPTNHRIDIPIAMPIRTPTESSNSSGSSSPLLLLDDKPHQCNYCEKRFRDKSILEAHQRIHTGKLAYPCSLCEESFSKPALLAAHSNIHREGKPYHCDQCEKKFNDQSLLVAHKRTHTGEKPQKCNHCNKWFPNRSSLEAHGECHLKPKPYKCRHCEKSFNDKALLITHEGVHTDTKPFKCNQCSESFFLKTQLVAHQATHAPDKPYPCSQCERSFNKEETLLAHIRVHNMQNAERPKPFN